GCTCCTGAAGGAGAGGCCCATGTACGCTTACGAGCTTAAGAGCAAGATCAAAGAGAGCTTTGAATTTGAACCCGCGACGGTAAGCTCTTACGTCGTTCTCTACAAGCTGGAGAAAGAAGGATACGTAACTGCCGAGTGGCAGGAGAGCGAAACAGGAAAACCTGCGAGGAAGTACTACAGGCTCACTCCCAAAGGGGAAGAACTTCTAAAAGAGGGCCTCGCCTTTCTGGAGGAGACCGTAAAAAAACTGAAGGGGGAGTGATCAGCGCCCGCCACCGCGCGGCTCTCTGGCC
The sequence above is drawn from the Thermococcus sp. genome and encodes:
- a CDS encoding PadR family transcriptional regulator, yielding MTAPIERLKNKITKEVLWIYILRLLKERPMYAYELKSKIKESFEFEPATVSSYVVLYKLEKEGYVTAEWQESETGKPARKYYRLTPKGEELLKEGLAFLEETVKKLKGE